From one Henningerozyma blattae CBS 6284 chromosome 1, complete genome genomic stretch:
- the THI6 gene encoding bifunctional hydroxyethylthiazole kinase/thiamine-phosphate diphosphorylase (similar to Saccharomyces cerevisiae THI6 (YPL214C); ancestral locus Anc_6.231): MVFPKDKVDYSLYLVTDSGMQPEGTTLYSQVEAGLQNGVTLVQIREKDCETIDFIKEGIAIRKLCTKYNVPLIINDRIDVALAIDADGVHVGQEDMPIPLVRKIVGPDRIIGWSVGKAEEVKQLAEWGPDYVDYIGVGTIFPTLTKKNPKKSPMGPQGAIKVLDALETYNATWCKTVAIGGLHPNNIPRVLYQCVSSNGKRALDGISLVSDIMASKNAAGSAKILRDLINGTSFKYVPNSLVSTKNLPTTNDMADIIKTVSKNRPLVQHITNKVHYNFGANVTLALNSSPIMSEIESEVGELSLIPYATLLLNTGTIAPIDTVKSALRAYNDAKRPIVFDPVGYSSTTTRLVLNDTCLSFGQYACVKGNSSEILSLANLSTEKMKGVDASSDNMDLSLLIKATKAVAFQFKTVVVCTGETDVIADGTNSGDYQLSKGTGNIPDDLMCVTVNGGPIPIMGDITASGCSLGSTIASLVGGSDTHSLFYSVITAVALYKAAGKLASTRCKGSGSFHVELIDALYELSHNVDPTKWDVKISASK, translated from the coding sequence ATGGTATTCCCAAAAGACAAAGTTGATTACTCCCTTTATTTAGTCACAGACTCTGGTATGCAACCAGAAGGCACAACTTTATACTCACAAGTTGAAGCTGGTTTACAAAACGGTGTAACTCTTGTTCAAATACGTGAAAAAGATTGTGAGACTATAGATTTCATTAAAGAAGGTATCgctattagaaaattatgCACTAAATACAATGTTCCATTAATTATCAACGACCGTATTGATGTTGCATTGGCCATTGATGCAGATGGTGTTCATGTTGGCCAAGAAGATATGCCAATTCCACTTGTAAGAAAAATTGTGGGACCAGATAGAATCATCGGTTGGAGTGTAGGTAAAGCTGAAGAAGTTAAACAATTGGCGGAATGGGGTCCAGATTATGTTGATTACATTGGTGTCGGTACAATTTTCCCTACATTAACCAAGAAGAATCCAAAGAAGTCTCCTATGGGACCACAAGGTGCCATTAAAGTCTTAGATGCTTTAGAAACTTACAACGCTACCTGGTGTAAAACTGTAGCAATCGGTGGTTTAcatccaaataatattccaagAGTTCTTTATCAATGTGTATCATCTAATGGTAAAAGAGCTTTAGATGGTATTTCATTAGTGAGTGATATTATGGCTTCCAAGAATGCTGCTGGTAGTGCAAAAATCTTACGTGATCTAATTAATGGAACATCATTTAAATACGTCCCAAACTCTTTAGTTTCAACTAAAAACTTACCAACTACCAATGATATGGCTGACATTATTAAGACCGTAAGTAAGAATCGTCCATTAGTGCAGCATATTACAAACAAAGTTCATTATAATTTCGGTGCAAATGTTACTTTAGCTCTAAATTCTTCACCAATTATGTCAGAAATTGAATCTGAGGTTGGCGAGCTTTCTCTAATTCCATATGCTAcactattattaaatactgGTACAATTGCTCCAATAGATACTGTTAAGAGTGCTTTAAGAGCATACAATGACGCAAAGAGACCTATTGTATTTGATCCAGTTGGTTATAGCTCTACTACTACAAGATTGGTCTTAAATGATACTTGTCTATCTTTTGGCCAATATGCCTGTGTTAAGGGTAACTCAAGTGAAATTCTATCACTAGCAAACTTATCGACAGAAAAGATGAAAGGAGTAGATGCTTCAAGTGACAATATGGAcctatcattattaattaaagcGACAAAGGCAGTAGCTTTCCAATTCAAAACTGTAGTAGTATGTACTGGTGAAACTGATGTTATTGCTGATGGTACTAATTCAGGTGATTACCAGTTATCTAAAGGAACAGGTAATATACCAGATGATTTAATGTGTGTTACTGTTAACGGCGGTCCAATCCCAATTATGGGGGATATAACTGCCAGCGGTTGTTCTCTTGGCTCTACAATTGCCAGTTTAGTTGGTGGTTCCGATACACATAGTCTTTTCTACTCTGTCATTACTGCAGTAGCTCTTTATAAAGCTGCAGGTAAACTAGCATCAACTCGCTGCAAAGGCAGTGGCTCTTTCCATGTGGAATTGATTGATGCTTTGTATGAATTATCCCATAATGTAGATCCAACTAAATGGGATGTTAAGATTTCCGCTTCAAAGTAG
- the LEA1 gene encoding U2 snRNP complex subunit LEA1 (similar to Saccharomyces cerevisiae LEA1 (YPL213W); ancestral locus Anc_6.230), which translates to MKFTPSTIIDAPSYGVDFFDGTFDVDKCVILRDLDLESDSATMNTSLASLAPSTNILDLTNNSLTVLPNLRNHKSLHTLLLARNRIRTIDGRLLPSNLNNLVLSNNGITTLDQVNGLQHAPKTITNLSLRGNQICHLEGYRTYILTLLPSLQILDFTKITQDERNAVKDGTIKLKQVSHQLQADSKAISEDKSLELMQHVVHKMTDERKKELKLQLINATSLEEIDRLEKLLAGGI; encoded by the coding sequence ATGAAATTCACACCAAGTACTATAATCGATGCACCATCATATGGTGTAGACTTTTTCGATGGCACATTTGATGTTGATAAATGTGTGATTCTGAGAGATTTAGACCTTGAGTCTGATTCTGCAACAATGAATACAAGTTTAGCTTCTTTAGCTCCTTCTACAAACATTCTCGATCTGACGAACAATAGTTTAACAGTTCTTCCAAATCTAAGAAATCATAAATCTTTACACACTTTACTTCTAGCGAGAAATAGAATACGAACTATTGATGGGAGACTCCTACCGTCTAATCTCAATAACTTGGTATTGTCAAACAATGGTATTACTACACTAGATCAAGTTAACGGATTACAACATGCACCAAAAACCATCACAAACCTTTCGCTAAGGGGTAACCAGATATGTCATCTAGAAGGTTATAGGACATATATACTGACTTTATTACCTAGTTTACAAATTTTAGATTTCACCAAAATCACTCAAGATGAAAGAAATGCAGTTAAAGATGGCACAATAAAACTGAAACAAGTTTCACACCAACTACAGGCTGATTCTAAAGCAATATCTGAAGATAAGTCTCTGGAGCTCATGCAACATGTCGTGCACAAAATGACGgatgaaagaaaaaaagaactaAAGTTGCAATTAATTAATGCCACTTCTTTGGAGGAAATAGATAGATTAGAGAAGTTGTTAGCAGGTGGAATTTAA